GCTTTCAAAGCACATGAGTAATGAGTTTGtaatgcaaataattattttgatttcccAGTGCTTGTcagatataataaataaatgtattgggTAGCAAATACAAATGTGAATAGCATAACTTATACTCATATATGATTATGAGCCCGGAGAGAGGAGGTTCAGTGCATAAACCAGCCAATGATTACGCTGACAAAATTAACAGCAATATGTAATCAGATGGACCCAGGTCTCAATCACCTCTGCTCGTGGGAGACAAGCTAACACACCCATAGTACCTTCCAGTCTTTTATACATCAGTAGCTCCATCCTCTCTCTTATCCAAAGTCTTTCACCAGAGTGTCTAGAAAGACAGGATGGACTAACTGGAAGCCCTCCTGGTCCCCCCGGAGATATTCAAGTGAAAATGCAACAAAGAAAAATGGTTAAAGGAGTAGGAAGAAGCCGTAAGCCACAATCTGACTGATAACGCTGAATCTTACAAAATGGTAGCCAGTCTCTCCAGCCTTAAAAAGCTAGTGAGATTTAGGtaagataagaaaaaaacatttctacATCTGTTCAACATAAAACGGGTTGCCGAGAGGGGAAGAATtcccttttttggtttttaatgagGACACATTCTCTGTTATGTCAATCAGAAGCAGAACTCATTGCTGGACAACTATACAAAGATGAATACTAAAAGATGTATCACAGAAATGTTTCTAGTTACGAAAAATACGAAATGATCTAAGTGTCCACCAAAAGgggattggttaaataaatttgtattcgCAATAAAACAGCTTGTAGCCACTTAAAAAGATATAGATGTAGATTTGACACGAAAAGCTATTTCCAACTTCCTGCTGGGTGAAAAACAATCAAATTctaagtaaaattatatatatgtataacacaCATCTGTACCAGCCCAGAGAGTATCTACAGCATTCCCTGAAATGTTAaacagtggttatctctgggAGACTTTCTTGTAATGGTTATTTAAAATCCACAAATAACTAATCTctcaggatttatttttattcattttttaagaacaattttttaataatttttattaatagagatggggtatccctatgttacccaggctggtcttgaactcctgggctcaagtgatcctcctgccttggcctcccaaaggtgctgggattacaggtgtgagccactgcgcctggctggatttatttttaaatagatttgaaCCCATCATACGGGTAACTGGGCTCCGTTTTAGATTTTAGGTCTTTAGGAATTTATAAGTTGTATTTGTCTTCACAGGATAAACTAGAACTGCTTAGAACTCTCCTGATTTGTAATTAACGATTCAGCCTATcgatttaatttcttcatttctaagtGTTTTCCATAGCCTTCTATATAACTTAAAGGTGAATTCTCACCCTCGTGCTCTTCCCACCACGTCCTTCTTTTCCAGCCAGTTCTGGCCTTCTTTGTACAAGCCTCTATCGTCAACTTCATTATTATCTCCTTTAGTCAGAAATTTGATGTCTCCGTTATCTCTGGAAAGCAAAATAATGTcctctcaaaaattattttcagcacagcgtcatttacaaaaatattagttTACCCAAGAGTTTACTGTCAGACAGGAGCATTTAGAAAAACAGTCAAAGATAACCTGACCTTTTTTAAATCTAAGATGACTGCTTAAGACAACCATTCAACTGAAGCACAAATCTAATGACCATTTTGTAGACTTCAATTCCAAAACATTCAAGTAACCGTGACAACAAAAAGCATGACCAAGCACAAGGGCAACAATTTGCTTCCAGCACAGCACACAATGAAGAATTCCATCTCACCACATGGCTTCTGGGAATGACGAATATACTAGGACCTAATATTTTTTTAACCTGTAAACAAGTGTATTCGTGTCATTCATCAGTAGGTAAAATCATGTGAATCACCACTGTGCAATTCTTTCAAGTCCAGATTCGTAATACACAAAAACACTGCTGACAAGGAGCTTTTCCAGGCTCACTTCATTCACTTCAAGTCAGAACAGGTCAGAAGTCAGGACATGAAGGTGGTTTAACAACCTGTGCTGGACTTGAACTGTTTTCATTCTTAGACCTCATGGAACAAttcggttttttgtttgtgtgtttgttcgtctgagatggagtcttgctctgtcacccaggctggagtgccatgtgcgatctcagctcactgcaacctctgcctcccaggttcaagcgattctcctgcctgtctctgagcagctggaattacaggtgggagccaccacaccgagGTAacttttgcacttttagtagaggtggggttttgccacgttggccaggctgatctagaactcctgacctcaagtgatccacccgcctcggcctcccaaagtgctgggattacaggcataagccaccatgcccagcctcatagACCAATTTGTTAACATGGATGATATTCCTCTTCACTCTAGATATAAACTTAATCCTAGATCACACAGATTTGAGCACAAGGTAATTTAAATGCAACTGTGCTCTAGGCTGTCCTCAGATTTCCTTTTCCTTGCCAAATGCACAATTTGTTACTGCATTACTTCCTTCACCACTGACCACGGTAGCATAAAGTAGAATTTGCAGGGAAACAAGAATCACAAATGGCATAACACCAGTGTGTTAAAGAGACATGTGGGACCCATTTTAAGCATTCTAAACTGGTGCTCAGATAGCCTTGACTCTAGAAACATAATATTGTAGTATTATGGAGCTGTAAAGAGGGTCTTCTTTCAATAAGAGAGACGAAAAAAGAATGCACTATTATAATGTGATAAAATGCCAAAAACCCCCAAAGATTTGAAACCATATTAAAAAGAGCAAGCTGATTTGCAGACACGGTTATAAAGGAAATCAGGATAAAAATCCTGACAGTGTCTCATAATTCATGCAAATTAGAGCAAATAATCATTTCCTCAACTTGGAACAATGGATCATCTTTAGAAATTAATTGTAAGTCAGTGCAAGTACTGTCACATCATGATTGAGGATGCTTCTTCCTCAGGAATCTAACAGGTAGGCATCAAGTAACCGTTAGCACAGGACCAGTGTATCAGCACAGGATGAAACTGGATTGTTCTCATGTGTAGAGTAATGTGAAGTGAATAAGTATCCATATCTGTGGGGTACACTTGTGAAGAAGCAgtaaatgggccaggcgcggttactcacgcctataatcccagcaatgtgggaggctgagacgggtggatcacctgaggtcaggagtttgagaccagcctggccaacatggcgaaaacccatctctactaaaaatacaaaaattagtcaggtgtggtggcacgtgcctgtaattccagctacttgagaggctaagggagaactgcctgaacccaggaggcagaggctgcagtgagctgagatcacgccattgcactccagccgaggaGACAAGaacgaggctctgtctcaaaaaaaaaaaaaaaaattagccaggcatgatggtgcatgcttgtagtcccaggtactcagggggctggggcagcagagtcgcttgaacccgggaggcggaagttgcagtgagcggagatcacaccattgtactccagcctaggcgacagagtgagactccatctcaaaaaaagcagCAGTGAATGGAATGGGAATCTAATACCAGATATGTACAAGGAGTTACTTCTCTCTCtcaaactcacacacacatacagagtgAGAAATGctccattatttaaaaacataccttGGCATACCTGAATTTAATTCTGACTCATACAGATAAAAATCCATGCTAAGCTGCATAAAGGTAAATGAATAACCAAGTATATATGAAATGTAACACTTTTACTAATCATGTGAAGTACTCTCTCACGGGAACTTTATATATTTGAGCAAGAAGCAAATGTTTCCGGTTCCAGAAAAGGATCTTAATAAGTAAGTCATGGCTGGTATTAACAGCAAGGCTGTTTGGGGAGTGGGGGATGTGGCAATGGAAAATTAATGCAGAATATGCAACGACCAAATCATGAGATGAGTTGGAAAAGGAATTTTTATCCATCCAGGACTAATATTACTGCTGAAAATGCCACTTTGGCCAAACATAGAAAAAacagctagtttttttgcatttcagaaaataattttcatatcaaAACTGTTTGATTTTCTTTGAACTCCTTCAAATAACTACCATGTCATAATATATCACACCTTACATTTGTGCAGCAATTTAAGTTTCTGAATTGCTTTAGTAAACATTAGTTCACTCAATTCTCATAATCACTCTGTGAGTTACTGAGGGTTTAACTACCACAACTCTCATCCTACAGAAAGAGTTACGCAGTCGGTCCAAAGTCACCCAGTGAGAAAATAGCAGAACTCACGACATCATCCTGTGCTTTTACTAGTTTCTAATTAGCCACGAATCTAccaaaaatttacaaaacaaaatcaaaaagaaataagcCTCTTTACTTTTCATGAACTTTGATTACTCTGTGAACTATTGGAATGTCTCGTCCTTCAACTTTAAAAACAACTATTTCACCAGCTCTGATTGGGTCTTCCCGGAAATTTGTGAGGAACAGGAGGTCTCCTCTGTGAAAGGCCGGCTCCATACTGCCACTAGAAAGAAGCACAAAGTCAGTATCAGCATTACCCTGTGTCCAAAAGGCGATCAGAATAAACATGTCAGAGGTGAAACTCAATAGTCAAGTAGGTCTCAGGAGCTATAAAACAAGCCACTGAGGCTTCCTTCTGACTGCTCAAGGTAGTAACATGTGCGAAAGGAAATGACTTCTACTGACATTAACGTGTCATGAGCACTGGCAGGACCCTCTGCAGTTCGTATCAGGTAGAAAAGCAAGCAGGATTAATGTCAACTCTGAAGTAAAAGCTACCAATTTTTAGCTTTCAAAAAAGTCCTGCATCTACAAATACAGTAGCGTTTTCCTCCAGAACTGCAGACTTACAGCTAATCATCTAGGGCAATCCTTTCATTTAGAGCAGATCCCCAGCACTTAGGATACTGCAATCCTTACTTAAGAAATGAGGCAcacaccggccgggcgcggtggctcaagcctgtaatcccagcactttgggaggccgagacgggcggatcacgaggtcaggagatcgagaccatcctggctaacacagtgaaaccccgtctctactaaaaaatacaaaaaactagccgggcgaggtggcgggcgcctgtagtcccagctactcgggaggctgaggcaggagaatggcgtgaacccgggagacggagcttgcagtgagccgagatccggccactgcactccagcccgggcgacagagcgagactccgtctccagaaaaaaaaaaaaaaaaaaaaaaaaaaaatgaggcacaCATGAAAGCACTTGGGGAGCACAACCCACCCTGATGCCAAACTGAGGCTGGGACAAAACGGGAACCCAAGTCCTTCGCCTCCTGCAGCAGCAGGAGAATATGGTGGAGAATTCCACCATATTCTACAAAAGTCCAATTCTAACAAATATGGACTGAGTTATTGTGGAAGTCAATAAATAATTCCACATGATACCAATTTAAACCTGTGCCAAAATCTTTGGTGGATTCAAAGTAAATTGCAATATGCTGGAAGCTAAAATttgaaaagttcatttttttaaatatatatatatagtatatatatatacacacacacacgtatgtgtgtGCTAATTCTTTGCTTTAATACGTGAGAGAATAAGACCTAGAAATACAGCTTGACAGGGGGCTGTGCAACCAAGGACGAGTAACGGCTGCTGAGCAGGAAGAACCTGAGGAGAATGAACCACTGAAGCTCCGTGGAGCTCTAGCGGAAACAAAGAAAACCATGGCTCCCAACAAGAGTTCGAGAAGCttgccctccttccctccagcctggcccaccTCGAACATCTCAGCAGGTGCAGAAGGTGGCAAGGAGAAATGCAGCCTGTCAAACCAGTGCCACTAAGTATGGTCATGGATGAAGCATTCAAAGTCAGCCAATCTGAATGACAGGGGAAAACGGCTAGAAATACAActgacttaaaagaaaacatcacaGTCAACAAATTTGAGTTTGTTCTGTCCCCCAATATGAAATTCTAttttgtcttcttctgaaaataaaacatcGTTGTttcagggttaaaaaaaaaaaaaaaagctaaaatgcttaagataatttcttcatctgtggcTTCATCTTTACTCCTTCGACAAAATTCCTGAAGATACAGTGGGAAGATGTTGATAGAAAAGTAACAGTGTAAGAGAACTGCAGCTAGGAAAAGATCCCTGCACAGACGACAGAGGCCATGGGTGTCCTGAAGTTGGACATCAAGGGTCACTATCATGTCCTATCAGGACAGCAGTTCTCTTCAATGTTTCACTAATATCAATGTCTGCTTGCTTTCCTCATGGGCCAGATTCCCCCAAAAACTACACATCCCTTAGGGATGTCATTGGTTTATGCTGACAAACCAAATTGCTTTAACATTACAaaggatgctttaaaaaaaaaaaaaaaaagtccctaagTGCAGCAATTTCACACTAGCTCCTGTGTGGAAGTGTGTCTGTGACATCTGAGGAGGGCCAGGAAATCTCAGATCTAGTGTTGGCTCTGCCAAAAGTTACTGGGAGATGCTTGAGGCCTGGCCTCATTGGGCCTCAGGTTCCTTGTCTGTTAAAGGAGAGAGTCCATCTCTCCTGTTAAAGGAGAGAGTCCATCTAAATTTGAGGTTTTAACttccttcttctttaaaaaaaaaaaaaaaaaaaaaaaaagccttaaaatcCTTCCTTCAAATGAAATCTTACCAGGAAGTGTAACCACATAAAACACACAAGCATGGAACTGTTACACGTGAAGCAAGGCTAAGGTTTCCTGAATCCATGAGTGtacctcccttctccccactcctAATCCACCCACCCCAACGCCAGGGGCCTCCCTAAAGCACAGTGTGAACACGAGTGGGTCGGAGGTCCCACAGCTCTGCTGTGAGCTAGGCTGGCCTCTTCTAAATTCacggaaactccatctctagaagTGGGCCCCTTGGCCAACCACATGAGGGCGGCCTGGTGGGGCGTGGATCATGGCTATGACCCCACAAGGTGGTGGCAAGGCCCGGTGGAGGGAAAGGGCACTGGTATGGGAGCTAAGAGCCCTATGTTCTGGCCTCGGCTCCTGCACTGGTAAGCTGTGACTCTGCCCAAGTTACTGCCACAGCCCACCATGCCACCTTGAAAACAACAGATCTGATGACCTAAGACACACCAGACAGACGGCATCTTGAAGCACCTACCAGCTCCCAAACACAGCCATTTGATTTCAAACTGATGTTAAGTTTTTCCCCTTGGATGGCTTTATGGCTGTGTGAAGTTAACTCTAGTGgtaacttttctaaaataaacatgcTGTACTTTTATAAGCATCATAGTCTCAAGAAGATAGTAGCCATCAATACACCAGTAGTACTGAAGAAGCTTGAAAAAAATACTAGACACAATGCTACGCACTGGGGATACGGATGCCCTGCCTGTTTggtacaaagaaaatgaagtaacatttttagttatgtttaaaaatcaatttgtataGAAATAATGCATGAATACCATATTATTAAATTGTCATTTGACATGGATTAGGTGCACAAGCACCAACATGGTTAAAGCTCTAAAATGTCTACTAAGAAAGATAAGATTtttcaaaagccagaaaaaaagaaacattctcaaAATAGATATCAATAAAGACTAATAATTTATCCAATTAAAATCTTGAATTTCAGCTGTCATACAGGTTTTCACGTAAGGCTGCTCCGCTCCTCAGACCCAGGGCAGCCTTGTgatggaggctggaggctggaggccagcctgggggaCCTACCTCAGCACCACCACGATGGGGCTCTCGCTGCCGGTGAGCACGATCAAGCCTTTCCATATCATGAGTGCAGAAGACACAATCATGGCGAAGTTTAAAACCTGGTAATAGAGCTGGAATGAAAAAGAGGAACCACAGTGAAAACCAGTGGCAGAAGACCCGCCACCCTGAAGCTGGAGATGCACTCATCAAACTTTTTCCAAAGACACGGTTTTAGgacaggaaactaacacaaggGACAAAATTCTGCAGTATTTCAACTTTTGTCCCTGGAAAGAGCCTGGCAAATATCTCTCCTTaagtgagagagaggggaggaaaaaaGAGCAATCTGTGAGGCCTGTCTTGTTAAAGCCCCAAGGAGGCCCTCATCACCTCTTCGGGATTTCCCAGCACCTTAGACCCTAGAGGGTTGCGCTACTCAAGGCCTGCCACCAGAGCCTCCCGATGAAGACCATTCCCAGACACAGTGCAGCATGCTGAGCACAGGTCTCACCCAGATCCGCACACTGTGGATTCACCTACAACTACCTTTAGCCTCAAACGGAAGCTTCCGATTCCTATAGTGCTTGGCAATGAGGTCATCCTGCatctaaaaatgacattttaaaaccagTGAACAGAAATGCTAAACAtcttaatgtttaaatttttcataaatgttttaaaaggtaaataacaAATATGTGGttaggggccgggcacagtggctcacgcctgtaatcccagcactttgggaggctgaggcaggcagatcacgaggtcaggagatcgagactaacacagtgaaaccccgtttctactaaaaaatacaaaaaaaatttagctgggcgtagcggcgggcgcctgtggtctcagctacttgggaggaggctgaggcaggagaatggcgtgaacccgggaggtggagcttgcagtgagccgagatcgcaccactgcaccccagcctgggcgacagagcgagactccgttacaaaaaaaaaaaaaaaaaaaaaagagtacaggTGGGCAGGTCACACGAGTTAACGCATAAGCACTAGTTACATCAGCTCTGAGAAGGAGGTAGAAGCCCACCCACTCTACCTCAGACCACTGCGTTTAGACCCACTGG
The nucleotide sequence above comes from Macaca thibetana thibetana isolate TM-01 chromosome 18, ASM2454274v1, whole genome shotgun sequence. Encoded proteins:
- the SEC11C gene encoding signal peptidase complex catalytic subunit SEC11C isoform X1; the encoded protein is MVRAGAVGAHLPASGLDIFGDLRKMNKRQLYYQVLNFAMIVSSALMIWKGLIVLTGSESPIVVVLSGSMEPAFHRGDLLFLTNFREDPIRAGEIVVFKVEGRDIPIVHRVIKVHEKDNGDIKFLTKGDNNEVDDRGLYKEGQNWLEKKDVVGRARGFLPYVGMVTIIMNDYPKFKYALLAIMGAYVLLKRES
- the SEC11C gene encoding signal peptidase complex catalytic subunit SEC11C isoform X2 gives rise to the protein MIVSSALMIWKGLIVLTGSESPIVVVLSGSMEPAFHRGDLLFLTNFREDPIRAGEIVVFKVEGRDIPIVHRVIKVHEKDNGDIKFLTKGDNNEVDDRGLYKEGQNWLEKKDVVGRARGFLPYVGMVTIIMNDYPKFKYALLAIMGAYVLLKRES